The stretch of DNA TACAGATTATGAAAATAATATTTTTGAAGAAATTCAAACATCTGAAAATACGCTATCTAAAAATTTAGAAAAAGGAAAAGCGTATTATTGGAAAGTTATTTCTGACAATGGAAATTCTACAATGGAAAGTGAATTATTTTCTTTCTACACTGAAGAAAACACCAATTCTGACTATGCTCCTTATGCACCACAATTAGTCGCTCCATCTTCTGATATTTCATCAGGAGCTGTTACCTTAGAATGGACATGCAAAGATATTGATAGTGAAAAACTCACTTATACTATCTATTTTGGAACAGAAGAAAAGCCTTCTCAAATTATAGCAGATAATATTGAAGATTCTTCTTTCGAAATACAAACAGAAGCAAATATGACCTATTACTGGTTTATTAAAGCCCATGATGACACAGGAAACTCTACTCAAGGTCAAGTATGGAGTTTCAATACTCTTGAATAGAAACAATTATTTTAAATTATATTTTAATAAAAACCCTAAATTATTTTTGGGGTTTTTATTATTTTTTTATTATTTTTATCCTTAAACTAAAATGAGATCAGAGAAATGTACAAACTTTTTATTGTTAGTATATACTTTTTGTTTATTACTGGTTGTAACTCCCAAAAAGTCGTAAAAAACACAACTCAAGATAAAGAATTTGAAAAATCTAATTCTGAAGTAATGCTACAACAAAAAATCAAACAATCTAATTTCAAGAATCCAAAAACAACATATAATTCAAATAAAAGTTACGCACTTTGTACAAATGAATTTCAAGGTAGTCGATTAGCTTCTCGAATTGATTTTTTTATATATGATCTAAAAAATAATATTCTTATTGAAGAAGGTTCTATTATTGGCGATGTTTATTGGGAAGATGATTTTACTATAATTCTAGATCCATATGTAGGTATGGTTCAAGAAAACACACCTATTAACAACACTAAAAAATCTGTTAAAAAAATACATTTAAATAAATAATAAACTCTCTCTAACTTTCTTAAACTCATAAAAAAGATATTTTTAGTATTCTTTAATATGAACTCTTAAACTAAAAATAAATTATATGAGGACATTACTACTCCGGTTAACAGCCACAGCGTTGTTAATCAGCTTAACTTATTCCTGTAACAAGGATCCAAAACCTAAATCTACTCTCGATTTCCAAAAAAATAATACCCGGAAATCCAAACTTAGAATCAAAAAATCTAAAGAAGAAAAACAAAAAAAAGCCAAAGGCTATGCCGATTTTATCAAATCCATTACCGTTCCTATGGGACAAAATGAATCCGGGTATTCCGAAGGTCACTTCTTTAATGAATTTCTTAAAGCTAAAAAAAATAAACAACGCTTCCTAAGTCAAAAAGCAAACCTAGATCTTTATACTGCCTATACTGATAATATCACTTGGGAAGAAAGAGGTCCTGCCAACGTCCCAGGACGTTTAAGACAAATTGCCATTCATCCTACCAATAAAAACCTTTGGTACATCGGTACTGTCGGTGGGGGAGTATGGAAAACCGAAGATGCCGGTTCTACATTTACCAATCTAACCGATTTTAAAATCCCTAATCTCGCAACCTCTTTTGTTGTACTCTCTGCTGCTAATACTTCTACCATATATGCCGGAACTGGTGAACCTTTTAACGGAACAGGTATGATTGGAGGTATTGGTATTGTCAAATCTACAGACGAAGGACAAAATTGGTCTATACTAGACAGTACTACTCAAATGGGGGATATCGCTCGTATGTTTATTAGCCAAACCAATGAAAATATTCTCGTTGTGGCAACCACTTCTGGTGTTTATAAAACAATCGATGGCGGTAACTCTTGGACAAGAACCTATGCCAATGGTTCTATGCAAGATCTCAAAGCGGCTCCTTCTGATCCTAATATCTTATATGCTTATGACGATTCAAACAACTCCATTATCAAAAGTACTGACCAAGGAAATACATGGAATACCGTTTACACACCAACCATCGGTGATAGTAGAATTGAAATTGCCATTTCTCACCAAACACCTGATAAGGTATATGGATCTGTTTATACAGGTAATGGTAGAGATGAAGTTATTGTCTCTTCCGATGGAGGTACGACTTGGAATTTAGCTCCCGAAAATGCAGATAACTTGGCTCAATTCCCTGGACTCGCTGAATATATGGGAGGTCAAGGATGGTACGACAACACCATCAATGTACATCCTACAAATGATAATATTATCTACTTGGGAGGAGTAAATTTATTTAAAAGTACCCTATCTGAAGTTAACGGGTCTCTTCAAAAATTAACAGAACCTATTACCGATGTTTATGGACAATTCTTCCCTCAAACTGGTAAAAATTTAAAAGTACATCCTGATCAGCATACTATTGAGTATATTCATGGAGATAATGGACAATACCAACTCATCATTGGAAATGATGGAGGAATTGCCATTAGTAATATGGGAACGGATCCTGGATTCGCCGAAGGAGATTGGATCACTGGAAGTGTAACTGGACTTAACAATACTCAATTCTATGGAGCCGATAAAAAAAATGGAGCTGATCAATACATTGCAGGAGCTCAGGATAATGGAACCTATGTCTCTCCTGACAATCCTAGTTCAACATCTGCTCACAATTTTGTAATTGGCGGTGATGGTTTTGAATGTGTATGGAATTATGATGATTCCAATAAAGTATTGGGAGGTAGCCAAAATAATGGTTTAGCTGTTAGTAACGATGGTGGAGTTAGTTTTACACGTAGTGGTGCTATCCGAACAGGAGGTCCTTTTGTTACTCGTTTCGCCAATGCTAAAAACAATGCTGATGTTGTTTATGCAATGAATGGATCTGCAGGTATATACAAAACCAGTGATTTTGGGCAAAATTGGAAAACCAATTCTATTCCTTATGTATTAAGTTCTGCAGCAGGTGATGTAGCTGTTTCAACTGCAAACCCTGCTATTGTATGGGCTGGTAAAGCAGGTGGTAATTTGAGAGGTACTGATTTACCACTTTTTGTATCAACTGATGAAGGAGAAACATTTACTGCTGTCTATCCAAAACATACAGGACTTGCTTTTATTAGTGGGATCGAAACACATTCTACAGATCCTAATACAGCGTATATGTTAATGAGTGTTCGTGGACATTCTAAAATTATGAGAACGGAAGATTTGGGGCAAACATGGGAAGATATTACAGGTTTTGCAGGGGATGGATCTCCTAGTACTAACGGATTCCCTGATGTTCCAGCTTATTCTGTATTATCGATCCCTAATACAGACGTATTATGGGCCGGTACTGAAATTGGTATTTTTCAATCTCTAGATAATGGTGATACTTGGGAATATTTAGATGAAAACATTCCTGCTGTTTCTGTTTGGGATATGAAAATTGTAAACGATGAAATCGTCATTTCAACTTACGGCCGTGGTTTATGGACCGCTTCAGTTCCCGATTTATTAGGTTATGAACCACCTGCTTATCTAAAAGCTCCAAAAATCACAAGTGGAAATCAAGTATGGGGTCAAAATACTGTTAATATTACATATAATTTAGTTTCTCCTTATGATGAAACAAAAATTTTTGTTAATGATGAGGAATTTGAAGCATTAGGTTCTAATACCGATAAACAAACAGGACTTACTAAACAAATTAGTTTATCAGCTTATAGTCCTGAGGTTACCATTAAACTTGTTTCTACTCAAGGAGAAGAAACTAGAACTTCAGCAGAAGTAACTATCCCTCTTATAGATTTCGAATCAGAAACGGAAGAATACATCGCTAATTTTGAAACTGAATTCAATGTATTAGAATATGCCTTTGAAAATCCATTAGATGGAACTAGAGGATTTGGTTGGTTTGGTTTAGGTTGGTCTACCGGAAACTTTATTTTAAATGAAGATTTATATTATGCCAATGATAGCCAATATATAGCTATGACTTCACAACCTATCTTCATAAGAGGTGATGAAACATCTAAATTAGATTATATTGATATAGCCTTAGTGGAACCAGGTGACGGAACCAATTTATGGGATTATGTAGTTGTAGAAGCCTCCAAAGATGGTGAAAACTGGATTGAATTAACCGAAAAATATGATGCTAATGCTCACCAAGATTGGTTAGAAGCTTATACTTTAGCCGGTCCTAATGGTAATTTCACTGCAAACGAATCTCAGTATAAGCAAACCATTGTTGATTTAAATGAACATTTCAAAAATGGTGACCTTGTATTAATTCGTTTTAAATTAGTCAGTGATGCTGCCGTTAGTAATTGGGGGTGGTTCTTAGATGAAATCAAAATTCAAGAAAATATTCCTACTGATGGAGCCGATCTTACACCTACAGCAATGACTATTAATACAGATCCTTTGGCTATTGGTGAAAGTGGAGACTTTAGTTTTACTATTTCAAATATTGGAAATCAAGATGCAACTGCTACAACAGCAAGTTTATATTATTCCACTAGTGAAATGTTAGATGACAATGCCGTTCTAATAGGTTCTCATACTGTGAATGCTTTAGCCGTTGGCGCAGAAGAAACATATAATGAAATGTTCACTATACCAAGTACTCTAAAAACAGGGAAATATTATTTCCATTATAAAATAGATACTGAAAATACTGTCACTGAATTAATTGAAAGTAATAACTTCATCAATCAAATGGCTTCTGTAGTACCTCTTTCTAAAAATGCAGATAACTATATTATAAAAGTAGAAGATGAAACATGTGAAAACCAAAATAATGGTTCTATCAATGTAACAGTTAAGGAAGCTCTTAATTATACTTATACTATTAGTGGTGATTCTGTTTCAGAAGAAGGAACTTTCACTGATATTTTATCATTCGATAACTTATCTGCTGGAACTTATACACTTTGTTTTGGATTAGAAAGTAATCCTACTTATAAACAATGTTTCGATTTAGTAGTAGGTGAACCTTCCAATTTATTAGCAACAACTAGTGTTGATAAATCAAGTAGAACTGTTACCGTTAATATTGAAGGAGGAACAGCTCCATATAATATTACTTTAAATGGAAGAACATATTCTGTTAACACCAATTCTGTAGACTTACCGCTTACAACTGGAAGCAATCACATTGCCATTTCTTCTGACATTGTTTGTGAAGGAACTGTAATTGATACAATTAACACCGAACAATTAGAAGTAAATGCATATCCAAACCCTGTAATCAACCAATTATTTATTACCATTCCTACAACATATACTTTAAAACAAATTCCTGTTCAAGTATATACAGCAAATGGATTATTGGTATTAAACAATATCTATGATATTCATAACAATACAGTAGAAGTTAATGCTACAAGTCTTGGAAGTGGATTATATTTTGTGAAAATTGGTAATTTAGAAACTGTTAAAATCATTAAAAAGTAAAAATATGAAACGAATATATGCAATCTTAATCATCACATCCAGTATTTTATTTACTGGATGTGACAATGGAAGTAGCGGTAGTACAGGAGGAGCTTCCAATATCGTTCCTACCAGAGCTGTATCCATTTACCCTATACAAAATCAACTTTGTACAGAAAATACCATTAATTTTCAATGGAATGCATCTAAAGATGCCAATGGAGATGCTATTGAATATACCTTACGTGTTTATACTGACTTTCCTAATAAAGATATGTATGACGACTATACAACCACTGAATTAAGTCATACATTAACATTAGAAAAAGGAAAAGCATACTATTGGGAAGTCATTGCAAGTGACGGAGAAGGTGAAATAAGTGGTGACTTTCGCCAATTTTATACAGAATCTGATGCTATTGTAAATTATGCTCCTTTCTCTGCTGAGCTTATATCCCCAGAGATATTAAGCGAATTAGATGCTGGAACTACTACTTTAGAATGGTCATGCACAGATTTAGATGATGACCCTTTGACCTATACTGTTTATTTCGGAATGGATGACTCTTCATTGGAAATGGTTGCTGAAAACATAGAAAGTACTACTTTTGATGTTACTACAGAAGCTGGGAACCAATATTTCTGGTCAGTTAAAGCAACGGATCCTTCTGGAACTGCAACACAAGGACAAACATGGTCTTTTTACACAAAAGAATAGTTTAAAACTATATAAAAGTAAAAACCCTGAGAAATTCTCAGGGTTTTTTATTGACTAGATTTTTTGCCTTATGATAATCTAATTCAATTTGTTTTCTTAATTCCTCTATAGAATTAAATTTCTTCTCTTCTCTAATTTTCTGAAGAAAACTTATTTTTAATTTTTTATTATAGATCTCTTGATCAAAATCAAATAAAAAAGCCTCTATTCTATCTTCCTCACCTTCAACCGTAGGTCTAGTCCCTATATGAACCAAACCATAATAATTTTTTGAATTATAGATGGTTTGAAACAAATAAACTCCTTTTTTAGGTATTAATTTTTCTGGATCTACTTTTAAATTGGCTGTAGGAAAATTCAAAGTCCTCCCTATTTTATCTCCATGAATAACAAGACCTTCTATTGAATAATTATAATTTAATAACTGATTTGCTTTTTCAATTTCTCCTTCTAATAAAGCATTTCGAATTTTAGTGGAACTTACCGTTATATCAGAAAAACTTTGAGCATCAATTTTTACTAAGTCAAAATCATACACTTCTGATAACTCTTCTAAATCATCAAAAGATCCCTCTCTATTTCTACCAAAATGATGATCATAACCTATAATAAGTTCATTGATTCCAATTTGATTCACCAATAAATTTCGAACAAAATCTGTTGAATTTAACCTTGAAAACTCTTTGGTAAAAGGATGTACAATAACATAATCCAAACCTGTTTTCTCCAATAAATCTAATTTTTCTTTTTGTAATGATAGCATCTTTAATGCTACACCTTCTTGTAAAACCTTTCTAGGATGAGGAGCAAACGTTAGTAAAACAGACTTCCCTTTTCTATCTTTTGCCCTATTAACCACTTCATTTAAAATTTTTTGATGTCCTAAATGGACACCATCATACATCCCAAGTGTTAAAACAATGGTTGAATCTGAGTCATTAAAATCCGTTATACTTTGAAAAATTTCCACTTAGAATGTCTTTTAAAAAATATTTTCTCCAAAACTATAAAAAAATGCTGTAAAAATTCATCATTTCAAATGAAAGACGCTATATTTGCATAAATTTTTTAAGAACCAAAACGTTTAAAGAGAATGTCTCAGGTTAAAGGTAAAGTAACACAGGTAATTGGGCCCGTTATTGACGTAGTATTCAACACGGATGGAGAATTACCAAAAATTTATGATTCATTAGATATTGTTAAAGATAATGGTGAAGTGCTTGTTTTAGAAGCACAGCAACATATTGGAGAAGATACTGTTCGTTGTATCTCCATGGATGCTACCGATGGTCTTAAAAGAGGTCAAGAGGTAATAGCTACTGGAAATCCAATTACAATGCCAGCTGGAGAAGCAATTAACGGTCGTTTATTTAACGTTACCGGAAATGCTATTGATGGAATGGAAGAACTTTCTAGAGAAGGAGGTAATCCAATTCATAAGCCAGCACCAAAATTTGAAGAGTTATCAACTTCTACTGAAGTTTTATTTACAGGTATCAAAGTAATTGATTTAATTGAGCCTTACGCAAAAGGAGGTAAAATTGGATTATTTGGTGGTGCCGGAGTAGGTAAAACCGTATTAATTCAAGAATTGATTAACAATATTGCCAAAGGGCACGGAGGTTTATCTGTATTCGCAGGAGTTGGAGAAAGAACTCGTGAAGGGAATGATTTACTTCGAGAAATGTTAGAATCAGGTATTATCAAATACGGTGATGAATTCATGGAATCTATGGAAAATGGAGGATGGGATTTAACTAAAGTAGACAAAGAAGCAATGAAAGAATCTAAAGCTGCTTTCGTATTTGGACAAATGAACGAACCTCCGGGAGCACGTGCTCGTGTAGCTTTATCAGGTTTAACATTAGCTGAATATTACCGTGATGGTGGTGAAGATGGTCAAGGACGTGACGTATTATTCTTCGTTGATAATATTTTCCGTTTTACACAAGCAGGATCAGAAGTATCAGCCTTATTAGGACGTATGCCTTCAGCCGTAGGTTACCAACCTACTTTAGCAACTGAAATGGGTGCTATGCAAGAGCGTATTACTTCTACCAAAAAAGGATCTATTACTTCTGTACAAGCGGTTTACGTACCTGCAGATGACTTGACTGACCCTGCACCTGCAACAACTTTTGCTCACTTAGATGCTACAACCGTATTATCTCGTAAAATTGCCTCTTTAGGTATTTACCCTGCAGTTGATCCATTAGATTCTACTTCAAGAATTCTAACAGCTGATATTTTAGGTAATGAGCATTATGATACAGCACAACGTGTAAAGAACTTATTACAGAAATATAAAGAATTACAAGATATTATTGCCATCTTAGGTATGGAGGAATTATCAGAAGAAGATAAATTAGCGGTACACCGTGCGCGTCGTGTACAACGTTTCTTATCTCAACCATTCCATGTAGCTGAGCAATTTACTGGTATCCCAGGTGTTTTAGTTGATATTAAAGATACTATTAAAGGATTTAACATGATTATGGATGGTGAATTAGATCATTTACCTGAAGCAGCCTTTAACCTTAGAGGATCTATTCAAGAAGCAATTGAAGCTGGTGAAAAAATGTTAGCAGAAGCTTAAAATAATCAAGAATTAAGAATTATAAATAATAGTTCTTGATTCTTCATTTTTAATTCTTAATTATGAATGTAGATATCATTACACCTGAAAAAAAATTATACAGTGGAACAGTAAAATCAGTTTATGTTCCGGGTGTTAACGGTGAATTCCAAATGTTGGATAACCACGCACCTATTGTATCTATTTTAAAAGCAGGTAAAATTAAATTAGAAGCCCCTGAAGCAGAAACTTCAAACCTTGAACAAGGAGAAAAAGGTTTATACGAAATAACAGTTGAAGGTGGTGTTATTGAAATGAATCATGGGAAAATTATTATTCTAGCTGAGTAATATAAAACCATAAAATAATATAAAAAAGAGCTGTTCTTAAAATTAGAATAGCTCTTTTTTTTGTAAATAAAATGTAAGTATAGCATTAAATTAATATTAATACTTTACACTAAACTTACGTATAATTTACAATTCAGTATATTGCGTCCATTATTTTGATCAACTATACTTTAAAATGAACAAATCTTTTTTACTTCTAACACTATTATTAAGTATTTCATTTCTAAATGCTCAAAAAAAAGATAGTACCTTAATCAATCTTAGTTCAATTAAGATATCCAAAGGTAAGCCAGGTGTCAAATTTGAATCAGCAGATAAAAACTATTCTTTAAAAATGAACCTTCGGGCTCAATTTAGAGCTTCCTATCCTTATGATGGAGAACCAACCAAAATCAGTCAATTTGAAAATGAACAAACTAATTTTAAAATTCGAAGGGCTCGTTTAAAAATGACAGGTAATGCTTATAGGCCATGGTTAAAATATAAAATGGAATATGATCTAGAAGGTAGTAATCTTTTAGATTTACACTTTAAAGTTGAAAAATTACCCTACCTAAGTTTAAAAGTAGGACGCTGGAAAGCAGATTATAGTCGTGAACGTATTATCTCTTCAGGATCTCAACAAGCTCTAGATCGATCGATCATAAATAGACCTTTTACAATCGATCGTCAAAATGGTATCTCTCTTTATGGAAATATTAAAGGAAAAGGAAGTGCCAACTTTAACTATTGGGCAGCAGCCTTTATGGGAACAGGTCGTCCTGAAAGAACTAATGATGACACTCATTTGATGTACATGTTAAAAACGCAATGGAACATTAACGGTAGAAAACTTAAAACAACAGGATCTGATCTTAAATATCATGATAAGTTCACCTCTATTATAGCCATTGCTGGAGTTACAAATAAAAGTCCCTACACCCGTTTTTCAGGAAGTGGTGGAGGACAATTAGCAGGATTTGAAGATGGTGTTCCAGGACAATATCGACTTAATCAATACCTAGTTGAAACGGCTTTTAAATATAGAGGATGGTCATGGCAACAAGAATATCATTGGAAAGAAATTGATGATGAAATTAACCAAACTATAACCCATTTGAATGGTAACTACGCACAAATAGGATATTTCCCAACTTATAGTTTCGGTTTTGTACCTAAGAATCTTGAAATTTTTGGTCGCCATGCATTTTACAATCCTGACTTAGATTTTTCAAACAATACACGGTACGAATATACTTTTGGTGCTAACTGGTTCTTTAATGGACATAACAACAAATTAACACTTGAATATTCACATCTCAATTACAATCAACTTGAACCCAATATAGATGAAATAGGTAATCGTATTCGCCTCCAATGGGATATTTCTTTTTAAAGAACCTCTTTCCTTTTTTTAATTAACAATTTAGTCTTTATTTTCATAATACTAATTTGTCTCATTTTTAGGGAAGCTTACAACACAACTATTCCTATTTGAAAAAAGAAACAGCCCAACATTTTACTGATGGACTGTTCTTGTTTTAATTATCTCTTTTTTTCCTACAAACGGGAAGATAGCGTATTTTATTTCCTCCTGCAAATACAATTTCAATCGGTAAATTTAAATGATTGTACTCTATATTCGTGATTCATTTATTCTAATCAATGGTCATATTTTCCTTCACATCATATCTATAATTTTGATTATTATTTTGAAGGTCTCAATTATATTTAAAACATAGAACAGTAACTATATCTCTATAATTACTGTTCTATGTTTTTATTTTAATAATTATTAAAGCATCCCTTTTTTCCACATATCTAGCATTATCATTGCTGTGGAAGACATACTCGTTCCATTATCTTTTATATCTTGAAGTGTTTGTACAGCTTGTTCATTTTTCTTATCCAATAAAAAAATAGCTGACCATAATTTTACACTTTCATTTTCATGATTTAGTAAATCTTCTAAAGCTAAATCATTTGTCTCTTTTAACTTCATAAGTTTGCCATGGATTTTATTTGCCTCTTTATCATCTCCTTCTACCCATGCTTTACCATGACTAACAGCTAATTCTATATATTTTTCTTCTTTTTTCACATAATATAATATATAAATTACCATTTTAAATTACCTTTCTTCCATTCTTCTAATGTAATCTTAGCATCAAAAGAATAATGAGGAATATTTTGGTTTGCTATTTTTGTCATTAATTTTATTGCTTCTTCTTCATTTTCTTCTAATAAAAAAGTTGCTGCCCATAATTGAACATTTAAATCTTCATGAATTAAAAATTTTTTTAAAATAAAAATAGAATCATTTTCTTTTAAATACTTTAGAATAGAAACTAATTTATCATAGTTTTTATTTGCTAATTTATAATCTCCTTCTTTTGACGCTTCTCCATGTTTTATAGAAGCTTCTATAAAATCATTTATCTCCATACAAATATATTTTAAATAAACATTATTTTAACTTTCTCAAGGTGTCCATCCAAATTCTTTTAATTTTTGAATACCAAATTCATATTGTTCTTTATAGCTTTTATTACTTAACCACTGTCTTACTGTTTGTCCCCCAGTAAATCTTTGTTTAGAAGAATAATATCCTGATATTTTAGCATGTATTGTACCTGCTCCATGTGGTAATTTAATTAAATTTCCTGTATTATGAATCGCTTCTGATCCAAATTGAGCTAAATTTGCTGGATTTTGCTCCACAATATGGTGCCATGCTTTACCTTTCCCTGCTGTTCCCATAGCTCTTTTAAAAGCTGAAAATGATCTAAACCCTTTCCCTGTAATCTCTGTAAGTCCATTGGCAGTCTTAATAAAATACTTTACAGCATTCACCTCTCCTC from Flavobacteriaceae bacterium UJ101 encodes:
- the ribF gene encoding riboflavin kinase (Belongs to the RibF family.; KEGG: dca:Desca_1489 riboflavin kinase / FMN adenylyltransferase) — protein: MEIFQSITDFNDSDSTIVLTLGMYDGVHLGHQKILNEVVNRAKDRKGKSVLLTFAPHPRKVLQEGVALKMLSLQKEKLDLLEKTGLDYVIVHPFTKEFSRLNSTDFVRNLLVNQIGINELIIGYDHHFGRNREGSFDDLEELSEVYDFDLVKIDAQSFSDITVSSTKIRNALLEGEIEKANQLLNYNYSIEGLVIHGDKIGRTLNFPTANLKVDPEKLIPKKGVYLFQTIYNSKNYYGLVHIGTRPTVEGEEDRIEAFLFDFDQEIYNKKLKISFLQKIREEKKFNSIEELRKQIELDYHKAKNLVNKKP
- the ATPF1B|atpD gene encoding H(+)-transporting two-sector ATPase (Produces ATP from ADP in the presence of a proton gradient across the membrane. The catalytic sites are hosted primarily by the beta subunits; Belongs to the ATPase alpha/beta chains family.; KEGG: ptq:P700755_001540 F-type H+-transporting ATPase subunit beta), with amino-acid sequence MSQVKGKVTQVIGPVIDVVFNTDGELPKIYDSLDIVKDNGEVLVLEAQQHIGEDTVRCISMDATDGLKRGQEVIATGNPITMPAGEAINGRLFNVTGNAIDGMEELSREGGNPIHKPAPKFEELSTSTEVLFTGIKVIDLIEPYAKGGKIGLFGGAGVGKTVLIQELINNIAKGHGGLSVFAGVGERTREGNDLLREMLESGIIKYGDEFMESMENGGWDLTKVDKEAMKESKAAFVFGQMNEPPGARARVALSGLTLAEYYRDGGEDGQGRDVLFFVDNIFRFTQAGSEVSALLGRMPSAVGYQPTLATEMGAMQERITSTKKGSITSVQAVYVPADDLTDPAPATTFAHLDATTVLSRKIASLGIYPAVDPLDSTSRILTADILGNEHYDTAQRVKNLLQKYKELQDIIAILGMEELSEEDKLAVHRARRVQRFLSQPFHVAEQFTGIPGVLVDIKDTIKGFNMIMDGELDHLPEAAFNLRGSIQEAIEAGEKMLAEA
- a CDS encoding ATP synthase epsilon chain (Produces ATP from ADP in the presence of a proton gradient across the membrane; Belongs to the ATPase epsilon chain family.), with product MNVDIITPEKKLYSGTVKSVYVPGVNGEFQMLDNHAPIVSILKAGKIKLEAPEAETSNLEQGEKGLYEITVEGGVIEMNHGKIIILAE